Proteins found in one Fundidesulfovibrio terrae genomic segment:
- a CDS encoding class I SAM-dependent rRNA methyltransferase — protein MNLPILHLKKHEERRLMAGHLWVFSNEADTALSPLNTFSAGDHVLVMSARGKPLGVGYVNPGSLILARICDKSPRARLDRDWLHGRLSQALALRETFFDQPYYRMVYGEGDHLPGLVVDRYGDALSVQLLTAGMERMREDVLDVLDELVKPSSILLKGDVRSRQLEGLPLEVEAVHGTPPSEVDVPEGPGRYRASLATGQKTGWFFDQRPNRLGIMPLCSGKRVLDVFSYVGALGVGAALSGADAAVCVDASQAAVDHVTQNAELNGVADRVSAVKGDAAEVLEEFAREGRRFDVVSVDPPAFVKRKKDLENAMGAYHKINKLAGRLVTPGGFLLTASCSQHLEAGQFQRLVASALSGRKRAQLIRRGGQGPDHPIHPSMPETDYLKSLLFRVNASQNPEND, from the coding sequence ATGAACCTCCCCATACTCCATCTCAAGAAGCACGAGGAACGCCGCCTCATGGCCGGACACCTGTGGGTGTTCTCCAACGAAGCGGACACGGCCCTGAGCCCCCTGAACACCTTTTCCGCCGGGGACCACGTCCTGGTCATGTCGGCCAGGGGCAAGCCCCTGGGCGTGGGCTACGTGAACCCGGGCTCGCTCATCCTGGCCAGAATCTGCGACAAGAGCCCCAGGGCCCGCCTGGACCGCGACTGGCTCCACGGCCGTTTGTCCCAGGCCCTGGCCCTGCGCGAGACATTCTTCGACCAGCCCTACTACCGCATGGTCTACGGCGAGGGCGACCATCTGCCCGGCCTCGTGGTCGACCGTTACGGCGACGCTTTGAGCGTGCAACTGCTCACGGCCGGAATGGAACGCATGCGCGAGGACGTCCTGGACGTCCTGGACGAGTTGGTCAAGCCGTCCTCCATCCTGCTCAAGGGCGACGTGCGCTCCCGCCAGCTCGAGGGGCTGCCGCTCGAGGTGGAGGCCGTTCACGGCACCCCTCCCTCGGAAGTAGACGTGCCCGAAGGCCCCGGACGTTACCGGGCCAGCCTGGCCACCGGCCAAAAGACCGGCTGGTTCTTCGACCAGCGTCCCAACCGCCTGGGTATCATGCCCCTGTGCTCCGGCAAGCGCGTGCTGGACGTGTTCAGCTACGTGGGCGCCCTGGGCGTGGGCGCGGCCCTGTCCGGCGCCGACGCGGCAGTCTGCGTGGACGCATCCCAGGCGGCCGTGGACCACGTGACCCAGAACGCCGAGCTGAACGGCGTCGCGGACCGCGTGAGCGCCGTCAAGGGCGACGCGGCCGAAGTGCTCGAGGAGTTCGCCCGCGAGGGCAGGCGCTTCGACGTGGTCAGCGTGGACCCGCCCGCCTTCGTCAAGCGCAAGAAGGACCTGGAAAACGCCATGGGCGCCTACCACAAGATCAACAAGCTGGCCGGGCGGCTCGTTACGCCGGGCGGATTTCTGCTCACGGCCTCCTGCTCGCAGCATCTCGAGGCCGGACAGTTCCAGCGCCTCGTGGCCTCGGCCCTCTCGGGGCGCAAGCGCGCCCAGCTCATCCGGCGCGGCGGACAGGGACCGGACCATCCGATCCATCCGTCCATGCCCGAAACCGACTATCTGAAATCGCTGCTTTTCCGGGTAAACGCTTCACAAAACCCGGAAAACGATTAA
- a CDS encoding MlaE family ABC transporter permease — MANALDVLLGPVANLGRSFLGTVLGLGSFFVFTCRGLIHMFSLPLQWAKAVQQVYFIGVKSVAVIALIGLFTGMVLGLQGYYTLVKFGAEGLLGAAVALSVIRELGPVLTAIMITGRAGSSMAAELGIMRISEQIDALDAMDVDPVRYLVGPRLVASLICFPLLTAMFDVIALLGGYLTGVMMLGVSPGIYWARIHDSVVLRDVNGGFSKSLVFALLVAAVCCYEGFYAHRRPGVYGAKGVGLSTTSAVVTSCVCILASDYALTSFLL, encoded by the coding sequence ATGGCTAACGCCTTGGACGTGCTGCTCGGCCCCGTCGCGAACCTGGGGCGCTCCTTCCTGGGAACCGTGCTCGGGCTCGGTTCCTTTTTCGTGTTCACCTGCCGGGGGCTGATCCACATGTTCAGCCTGCCCCTGCAGTGGGCCAAGGCCGTGCAGCAGGTGTACTTCATCGGGGTGAAATCCGTGGCGGTGATCGCTCTGATCGGGCTGTTCACGGGCATGGTGCTGGGGCTTCAGGGCTACTACACCCTGGTGAAGTTCGGAGCGGAAGGGCTCCTGGGGGCGGCCGTCGCGCTGTCGGTCATCCGCGAACTGGGACCGGTTCTGACGGCCATCATGATCACCGGCCGGGCCGGTTCGTCCATGGCGGCGGAACTCGGCATCATGCGCATCTCGGAGCAGATCGACGCCCTCGACGCCATGGACGTCGACCCCGTGCGCTACCTGGTGGGTCCCCGCCTGGTCGCATCGCTCATCTGCTTTCCGCTGCTCACGGCCATGTTCGACGTCATCGCCCTGCTTGGCGGCTACCTGACGGGCGTGATGATGCTCGGCGTGAGCCCGGGCATCTACTGGGCGCGCATCCACGACAGCGTGGTGCTGCGCGACGTGAACGGCGGTTTCTCCAAGTCCCTGGTGTTCGCCCTGCTGGTGGCCGCGGTGTGCTGCTACGAGGGATTCTACGCCCACAGGCGTCCGGGAGTGTACGGGGCCAAGGGCGTGGGGCTGTCCACCACGTCGGCCGTGGTGACGTCGTGCGTGTGCATCCTGGCCTCGGACTACGCCCTGACGTCG